One genomic region from Lates calcarifer isolate ASB-BC8 linkage group LG10, TLL_Latcal_v3, whole genome shotgun sequence encodes:
- the znf609a gene encoding LOW QUALITY PROTEIN: zinc finger protein 609a (The sequence of the model RefSeq protein was modified relative to this genomic sequence to represent the inferred CDS: inserted 2 bases in 1 codon; deleted 1 base in 1 codon) gives MSLSSGPAGGKGVDSNAVDTYDSGDEWDIGVGNLIIDLDADLEKDKLEMSSSKEGGGMAAPPSAVAALPDNIKFVSPVAAAQGKESKSKSKRSKNSKESVKAPVSDGAKKEIQGRAPGDPPPQNPNSTPTKGTDKSSKPSRTLPAVKKDKDGVSGKTKKEKMEVVATGVVNTEKEPGAPILPLGAPRGGGGGPFEGQQNPELAAAEQLGNMALDSAGIGQPVAMTTEQEEVDGECRNLKKVVGGEKMESPVSTPAPPPLHLLAPVANNSDISSPCEQIMVRTRSVAVNTADAALATEPECLGPCEPGTSVNLEGIVWQETEDGMLVVNVTWRNKTYVGTLLDCTRHDWAPPRFCESPTSDVEMRSGRGRGKRMRPSSNTPLNDNSNSSDNKGSGSSKTRGAAANSKGRRGSQTAGGAEDAKASPSSAKRKTKPASDMEPTSSSEDTKASKRMRTNSTGAAPPLPGGKSDPLPPPQLDRTCPSPVLIDCPHPNCNKKYKHINGLKYHQARAHNDHDVRLDQDGDSEYGDDPALHPDPASCNGAAISPARSTTPKGRGFDAPSPSSGKLTSKGKKKAGEAEPEVTDGGEEGACLTDEASNDGMDDRKAKKMAGGGKPDKLTQKGLKQARPVAPTAPGAPSPYALQASSPALGSVVQSVPKSPQLKSIQPKPPPLADPASSPALAKDKKKKDKKKREGGKEGDSPKAMCKGGRPEEGKSPYSEASDALLNGSTEAHQSRLASIKAEADKVYSFSDNAPSPSIGVASRMEAGLAPPLHLXTRIGADNASVKTSSPAYSDISDAGEDGEGKAEGVKVKVEPDQGPREGAKKALFPPQPPSKESPYYPYDSYYSPNYPNPSPGAAPAAPPHVEGAQVKVKKEEEPEVGEEGKLKAEPQEERKVEPGPQQPSVIQQRPNMYTQPLYYNQYYVPPYSYAPDQAYHAHLLASNPAYRQQYEERQRQADKKAEGKEREVAGKEEWKQKASVPPTLSRAPSLTDLGAKGGLNPAKPKEPPPASEQAKSVIMAKGEDTKAPAAQPEGLKMKLSEAGHHGKEEAKLGVESGRPTGVEPAMWYRQEPDSRLWPYVYPNKYSEAPKPQEEDRWKDDRERERDRKGKEERPRQKEGLQKEEAKEGAEGRTQLPPEEHRGGGKEVHPPHMQFSSPLPQHQGYMPYMHGPYAYSQGYEPSHPGYRGMPSVMMQNYPGSYLPAGYSFSAYGGKVGAGEDGEKPSRSSPTVKPPGEAKALDLLQQHASQYKSKSPSIQDNKTPHDRERERERDRERERDRDRERDREREGDRPRSSPSQRILPSHHHLAYPLLSGQYDLSYASGLSSSAIVASQQASAPSMYPPARR, from the exons ATGTCCCTCAGCAGCGGCCCTGCAGGCGGGAAAGGTGTGGACTCCAACGCGGTGGACACGTACGACAGTGGCGATGAGTGGGATATCGGTGTTGGCAATCTGATAATTGACCTGGACGCCGACTTGGAGAAGGACAAGCTAGAGATGTCGAGCAGTAAGGAGGGAGGGGGCATGGCCGCCCCCCCCAGCGCTGTGGCTGCTTTACCTGACAATATAAAGTTTGTTAGTCCTGTGGCCGCCGCGCAGGGCAAAGAGAGCAAATCCAAATCAAAGCGCAGTAAAAACTCTAAGGAGAGCGTTAAGGCCCCGGTCTCTGACGGAGCTAAGAAGGAGATTCAGGGTCGGGCCCCCGGGGACCCGCCGCCCCAGAACCCCAACTCTACCCCGACTAAGGGAACTGACAAGTCTAGTAAACCCTCCCGCACCCTCCCCGCTGTGAAAAAGGACAAGGACGGGGTGTCTGGGAAAACTaagaaggagaaaatggaggTTGTGGCCACAGGAGTGGTTAACACTGAGAAAGAGCCCGGGGCCCCCATCCTGCCGCTGGGGGCCCCTCGCGGCGGAGGCGGCGGCCCGTTCGAGGGCCAGCAGAACCCTGAGTTAGCTGCAGCCGAGCAGCTCGGGAATATGGCACTGGACTCGGCTGGGATTGGCCAGCCTGTCGCCATGAcaacagagcaggaggaggtggacgGTGAATGCCGAAATCTGAAGAAAGTCGTCGGTGGTGAGAAG ATGGAGTCTCCGGTCTCCAcccccgctcctcctcctctccacctcctcgcTCCCGTCGCCAACAACAGCGACATCTCGTCCCCCTGCGAGCAGATCATGGTCCGCACGCGCTCAGTAGCGGTGAACACGGCGGACGCGGCGCTGGCGACCGAGCCGGAGTGCCTGGGACCCTGCGAGCCGGGCACCAGCGTCAACCTGGAGGGCATCGTGTGGCAGGAGACGGAGGACG gcaTGCTGGTTGTCAACGTCACCTGGAGGAACAAGACGTATGTGGGGACTCTGCTGGACTGCACAAGACATGACTGGGCCCCACCGAG gttctGCGAGTCGCCCACCAGCGACGTGGAGATGCGGAGCGGTCGTGGTCGGGGGAAGAGGATGCGTCCCAGCAGCAACACGCCGCTCAACGACAACAGCAACTCCTCCGACAACAAAGGAAGCGGCAGCAGTAAGACGCGCGGAGCTGCCGCAAACAGCAAGGGGCGGCGAGGCAGCCAGACGGCCGGCGGCGCCGAGGACGCCAAGGCCAGCCCGTCCTCCGCCAAGAGGAAGACCAAACCTGCCTCGGACATGGAGCCCACCTCCAGCTCCGAGGACACCAAGGCCTCGAAACGCATGAGAACCAACTCCACCGGTGCTGCGCCCCCCCTCCCTGGAGGTAAATCTGACCCTCTGCCCCCTCCACAGCTGGACCGGACCTGCCCCTCCCCCGTGCTCATCGACTGCCCCCACCCCAACTGTAACAAGAAGTACAAGCACATCAACGGGCTGAAGTACCACCAGGCTCGAGCCCACAACGACCACGACGTCCGATTGGACCAGGACGGAGACAGCGAATACGGGGATGACCCCGCCCTCCATCCTGACCCCGCCTCCTGCAACGGCGCCGCCATCTCCCCCGCCCGGTCCACCACACCCAAAGGACGAGGGTTCGACGCCCCCTCCCCTTCGTCGGGGAAGCTGACGTCAAAGGGGAAGAAGAAGGCAGGGGAGGCGGAGCCTGAGGTGACGGACGGTGGCGAGGAGGGGGCGTGTCTGACCGACGAGGCCAGCAACGATGGGATGGACGACAGAAAGGCCAAGAAGATGGCGGGTGGAGGCAAGCCTGATAAACTGACCCAGAAAGGCTTGAAG CAGGCCCGCCCTGTGGCCCCCACCGCCCCTGGAGCCCCCTCACCCTACGCCCTGCAGGCATCCTCCCCCGCTCTGGGCTCCGTGGTACAGTCCGTCCCCAAGAGCCCCCAGCTGAAGAGCATCCAACCTAAACCCCCTCCGCTGGCTGACCCCGCCTCCAGCCCCGCCCTCGCCaaggacaaaaagaagaaggataaaaagaagagggagggagggaaggagggggacAGTCCGAAGGCGATGTGTAAGGGGGGGAGGCCGGAGGAGGGGAAGAGCCCGTACTCGGAGGCGTCGGACGCTTTGCTCAACGGCTCCACGGAAGCTCATCAGAGCCGGCTGGCCAGCATCAAGGCCGAGGCCGACAAGGTGTACAGCTTCTCGGACAACGCGCCCAGCCCGTCCATCGGCGTGGCCAGCAGGATGGAGGCCGGCCTCGCGCCCCCGCTCCACCT AACCAGAATCGGAGCCGACAACGCGTCCGTCAAAACCAGCAGCCCCGCCTACTCTGACATTTCTGACGCGGGGGAGGACGGAGAGGGGAAGGCGGAGGGGGTGAAGGTCAAGGTGGAACCCGACCAGGGGCCTCGTGAAGGCGCCAAGAAGGCGCTGTTCCCCCCACAGCCGCCCAGTAAGGAATCACCGTACTACCCCTATGACTCCTACTACTCCCCCAATTACCCCAACCCCAGCCCGGGGGCAGCACCTGCAGCACCGCCTCATGTGGAAGGAGCTCAGGTGAAggtgaagaaggaggaggagccggaggtgggggaggagggcaAACTGAAGGCGGAGCctcaggaggagagaaaggtggAGCCGGGGCCTCAGCAGCCGTCAGTCATCCAGCAGCGCCCCAACATGTACACCCAGCCTCTGTACTACAACCAGTACTACGTCCCCCCCTACTCCTACGCACCCGACCAGGCTTACCACGCCCACCTGCTGGCCTCTAACCCCGCCTACCGCCAGCAGTACGAGGAGAGGCAGCGGCAGGCCGACAAGAAGGCCGAGGGCAAAGAGCGGGAGGTCGCTGGGAAAGAGGAGTGGAAGCAGAAAGCCTCGGTGCCCCCCACCCTGTCCAGAGCCCCCAGCCTCACCGACCTGGGCGCCAAGGGGGGGCTGAACCCAGCCAAGCCCAAAGAGCCGCCGCCGGCTTCAGAGCAGGCCAAATCGGTCATCATGGCGAAGGGAGAGGACACCAAGGCCCCTGCCGCCCAGCCCGAGGGCCTGAAGATGAAGCTGAGTGAAGCGGGGCATCATGGGAAGGAGGAGGCCAAGTTGGGGGTGGAGTCAGGCAGGCCGACAGGTGTAGAGCCTGCCATGTGGTACAGACAG GAGCCCGACTCTCGCCTGTGGCCCTACGTCTACCCCAACAAATACTCCGAGGCCCCCAAAcctcaggaggaggacaggtggAAGGacgacagggagagagagcgagacaggaaagggaaggaggagaggcCGCGGCAGAAGGAGGGCCTCCAGAAAGAGGAGGCGAAGGAGGGGGCGGAGGGCAGGACTCAGCTGCCTCCGGAGGAGCACcgagggggagggaaggaggtgcATCCCCCGCACATGCAGTTCTCCTCCCCCCTGCCTCAGCACCAGGGCTACATGCCCTACATGCACGGACCTTACGCCTACAGCCAGGGCTACGAGCCCAGCCACCCCGGCTACAGAGGCATGCCCTCGGTCATGATGCAGAACTACCCCG GCTCGTACCTGCCGGCTGGTTACTCCTTCTCTGCGTATGGAGGGAAGGTGGGGGCGGGGGAGGACGGGGAGAAACCCTCCAGGTCGAGTCCCACGGTGAAGCCGCCCGGCGAGGCCAAAGCTCTggacctgctgcagcagcacgcCAGCCAGTACAAGAGCAAATCCCCGTCCATCCAAGACAACAAGACCCCGCACGAccgggagagagagagggagagggaccgggagagggagcgagaccgggacagggagagagaccgGGAGAGGGAGGGTGACCGGCCGCGATCCTCACCTTCCCAACGCATCCTGCCCTCCCACCATCACCTGGCATACCCACTGCTGTCGGGACAGTACGACCTGTCCTACGCCTCAG gcctctcctcctcagccatcGTCGCCAGTCAGCAAGCGTCCGCCCCGTCCATGTACCCCCCCGCACGGAGGTGA